The sequence CAGTAATTGCCTTCGTAATGATTGGGATTTTGACGGCTGTTTGTTGTTACTTCAAATACATTGCCTATGAAATTATTCTCCCGGATCTGATTATCCACACCATTCGCCATCATTCGTAAGGCTGTGCCATTATCGCGAAATTCGTTTTGTTCAATTTCTACACGGTTAGACGCCTCGCTATAAATTCCTACTGAGTTTGCTTCAAACAGGTTGAATTGCACAATGCTGTCGTTAATCTCTTTTAAAAGGAGACCGTACCGGTTTGCCCCCCAGTTCTGAATAAAACGATTGTGGCGCATAATTACATTTTCGGTGTACATAACCGCTACACCCGAAACATTATCTTTGAACCGGTTGCCGATATAACTGCAGGAATCGGAATACATAAAATGGAGACCGTAGCGGATATTGCTGTATACGTTATTTCCGGTCATCATACTATTCTCAACAAATTCCAGGTAGATGCCGTCGCGGTGGCCTGTAATTTCATTTTGATCCACTTCAACATTCTTGCTGTACCAGATATGAATTCCATTTCCGGATGTGGTTTGCCTGTCTGCATCCGAAAAGATGCGATTTCCGGACAGTTCAATTGTTTCGCTTTTTGCAATAAAGATGGCAAAGAAGTTGTTGGTGAGAGTGACGTTTTCAATGTGAATGTTGCTGCTCTGTTCAACAAGAATAGCCGCGTAGTCTTCCATAAAACCGGACCCGGAATTTTTGATCTCAAAATTTTTGAGTGTGATATAATCCCCATGTAAAATCAGTCCGAATCCTTTTTCTTCAATATCAAATATCGCTTTTCCCTGGCCATCAATGGTGAGTGATTTCGAAATCGTATCAGCGTGTACAGGATAGGTTCCCTGCTCGAAAAGGATGGTATCTCCGGAATCTGCCAGTGCAACAGCACTTTTTAGTGTAGAGATCTCCCCGCCAGGTTTTACGGTGATGGTACGATGTTGAGCTACACCTAATTGCACGCTGTTCCCGGCCATAGATATGAGGATCAGAGAAAAAAGAAATCGGGTCCGAAATGTTTGTAAAAAAACCGGTAGAGTCATTGCTGTCCATTCCATTGGTTGAGAACAAAGTCCACCGTTTGATCCCATTCCTGTTGTTCAGCACCCGATAACGGGCCGGGCAATGTCGTGTCAGACGGGATGGCAAACAGGGAAAGCCCCATAGGACTCTGTACGTCTTCCGAATGATAAACAGATGCATTCTCCAGGAGCATCCAGCTTTTATTTTGAGTGTAATCAGACAGGTATAGCTTGGCGTTTTCAGCTATTTCGGGATTTTGATGGGTAAAAGCAGCCATACATTCAATACTGTCGAACTTGTAGGCTTTCCCTTTGTCTGATACAAGTTGTGCTGCAAATTGGGTATCAGAAATCACCATTTTGCAGTAGGTGCACTCGTCTGTATGCAACTGAATTTCCGAAGGTTCCTGGCTCAGACAAGCACTCAGCAATATCAAGCCGGGCAGAATAAGAGCGATAAAATTTTTCATCTGTTTTTCCTCGTTCTGTTATCTTGTTCTTATTCCTTTTCAGGTTTGCTTTTCCAGTAGACAAAGCTTGCCAAAGAGATACTCAAAAGAGAGATATAAAACCCAAGAGCGGGCAGCGACGTTGCTTTAATATTCAGCAACTGTTTGGTTCCGATCAGTGGGGGCTGATAGGTCATACCGGGGATTTTTATGGCCGCATCTGGATTGAGGTTGTGTCCGTAATCGTATCCCCACAGGTAGAAATCAACCACCCCTGCTATGGCAAGCAGAATAAAGAGGATTATCCAGATTAAAAGTGCGGTACGGTTTCCCCAAATTGCAATTCCAAGTCCTGAAACGATCAAAAATCCAAAGATCCATGGCATAATTTTCAATTCGGGAATCGATTCTGGAGTGATCGGTTTCATGCCGATGTAGTGATTCAACCCGTTGATGTTCTGAAGGTCTTGCTTGGACTGTCCCTCAATTTTATCTATAGATATTTTCAGGCCAATTCCCTCAGGATATTGGGGAGCTTCCATATCGATTGTCCAAATGGGGGTGATAAAAACAAATCCAAGCAGGAGGGCGGCAACTGCCATTATAATTTTATGTGTCGTTTTCATAAGGTTCCTCTCTGCTATTTTTACATTCTAAGAATAGAGAGAGGCCGGTCAAAACCTCTCTCAGGTTTATACTTGGTTTATTCGGATTATTCTCCAGTACCGTATGAAATGGGTACATCAGATCCTTCCGGGGAAACCCGTGCGTAACCCTGCATCTCCTGGTGAAGAGCTGAGCAGAAATCTGTACAGTAGAAC is a genomic window of Balneolaceae bacterium containing:
- the nosD gene encoding nitrous oxide reductase family maturation protein NosD, encoding MAGNSVQLGVAQHRTITVKPGGEISTLKSAVALADSGDTILFEQGTYPVHADTISKSLTIDGQGKAIFDIEEKGFGLILHGDYITLKNFEIKNSGSGFMEDYAAILVEQSSNIHIENVTLTNNFFAIFIAKSETIELSGNRIFSDADRQTTSGNGIHIWYSKNVEVDQNEITGHRDGIYLEFVENSMMTGNNVYSNIRYGLHFMYSDSCSYIGNRFKDNVSGVAVMYTENVIMRHNRFIQNWGANRYGLLLKEINDSIVQFNLFEANSVGIYSEASNRVEIEQNEFRDNGTALRMMANGVDNQIRENNFIGNVFEVTTNSRQNPNHYEGNYWSQYEGYDLNRDGVGDVEYRPVRLFSLLAERKPLSLILLRSMMADVLDTAERVFPVLTPKNLVDPKPSMKPNQ
- a CDS encoding nitrous oxide reductase accessory protein NosL, with translation MKNFIALILPGLILLSACLSQEPSEIQLHTDECTYCKMVISDTQFAAQLVSDKGKAYKFDSIECMAAFTHQNPEIAENAKLYLSDYTQNKSWMLLENASVYHSEDVQSPMGLSLFAIPSDTTLPGPLSGAEQQEWDQTVDFVLNQWNGQQ